Proteins encoded together in one Caldicellulosiruptor saccharolyticus DSM 8903 window:
- a CDS encoding L-lactate permease, translated as MDFFLSSLPILLVLVLLIFMKKTADFAGLVGWIATALIAIFYFNTSFDVVVKSSIMGFLAALPVSLVVVTSILQLNIMESAGAMKRIIVFIKGLSKDDKVFQALILNVGFGTFLAATGAVPVTVLPPILIGLGYSTFAAIALSAVGFDALCTYALLGTPLVVFSQIANIDLITSARYFLPFVGVVSFTISLAMLFIIGNSKFVKRGFIPAIIVGLASYAAAELAILVKAPVITGIFAGILIMLVMMLILKLIGKKVYDSSHFTDEDRKTEKTMGIVKAVSPWILLVIFILITNLITPIREFLYDKLSMPVEVMKGPKIKPIFTRVLWQSYTWIMISTIISIFIFKMDKTALKNAWDKTKSRIPKPFWSSTVFFLMAYVMMYSGYQKTDTGYDLLNKAHNIVYVLAEYSAKGFKGAYAFIAPYLGILGGFITGTETSTVAMFAKYTIETSKLLGLSPLLMVAAVAFGGGLASGISPSKLQNAAAAIDAIGEESKVLRTTLIISLIMAFIAGIISFLLRGYVI; from the coding sequence ATGGACTTTTTTCTAAGTAGTTTGCCAATCTTGCTGGTTTTAGTGCTTCTTATCTTTATGAAAAAGACTGCAGACTTTGCAGGGCTTGTCGGGTGGATTGCAACAGCCTTGATTGCAATCTTTTATTTTAACACCTCATTTGATGTTGTGGTAAAATCATCCATTATGGGCTTTTTAGCAGCACTTCCTGTGTCTTTGGTTGTTGTCACATCAATTTTACAGCTCAATATCATGGAATCAGCAGGTGCTATGAAGAGAATTATTGTGTTTATAAAAGGACTATCTAAGGATGACAAGGTATTTCAGGCGCTTATTTTAAACGTTGGTTTTGGAACATTTTTGGCAGCAACAGGTGCAGTACCTGTAACAGTTCTACCACCAATCTTGATTGGGCTTGGGTATTCGACATTTGCTGCAATTGCCCTGTCTGCAGTTGGGTTTGATGCGCTTTGTACATATGCCCTATTGGGTACGCCTCTAGTTGTATTTTCTCAGATTGCAAATATTGATTTGATAACATCTGCAAGGTATTTCTTGCCCTTTGTTGGGGTTGTTTCTTTTACAATCTCACTTGCCATGCTTTTTATAATCGGCAATAGCAAGTTTGTCAAAAGAGGATTTATTCCTGCTATAATTGTAGGCTTGGCTTCGTATGCAGCTGCAGAGCTTGCAATCTTGGTAAAAGCACCTGTTATAACAGGTATCTTTGCAGGGATTTTGATAATGCTTGTGATGATGCTGATTTTAAAGCTTATTGGCAAAAAGGTCTACGACTCAAGTCATTTTACAGACGAAGACAGGAAAACTGAAAAGACAATGGGTATTGTAAAGGCAGTCTCGCCTTGGATTTTACTGGTTATTTTTATTCTCATAACAAATCTCATAACACCAATCAGAGAATTTCTTTACGACAAGCTCTCAATGCCTGTTGAGGTAATGAAAGGGCCAAAGATAAAGCCAATTTTCACAAGAGTTTTGTGGCAGTCTTACACATGGATTATGATTTCGACAATAATTTCCATATTCATATTCAAGATGGATAAAACTGCACTCAAGAATGCTTGGGACAAGACAAAATCGAGGATTCCAAAACCTTTCTGGTCATCAACAGTGTTTTTCTTAATGGCATATGTTATGATGTACTCAGGTTATCAAAAGACAGACACTGGTTATGATCTTTTGAACAAGGCACACAACATAGTGTATGTCTTAGCAGAATACTCAGCAAAAGGCTTTAAAGGTGCATATGCATTCATAGCTCCTTACTTAGGGATTTTAGGTGGATTTATTACAGGAACAGAAACCTCAACAGTTGCGATGTTTGCAAAATATACAATTGAAACTTCAAAACTTTTAGGACTTTCACCACTTTTGATGGTAGCAGCTGTTGCGTTTGGCGGTGGGCTTGCCTCAGGGATTTCACCGTCAAAACTTCAAAACGCTGCTGCTGCAATTGATGCAATTGGTGAGGAGTCAAAGGTGCTAAGAACAACACTTATAATTTCGCTTATAATGGCTTTTATTGCTGGGATAATAAGCTTTTTACTGAGAGGATATGTAATTTAA
- a CDS encoding response regulator transcription factor — protein sequence MPVEDGIAGSKNIKAEFPKIKVIVLTTFKDDEFIKGAIFYGADGYVLKSSSSENLVESIKAVLQDKFVLAKEIAKALPRFLNEESRMGGLKKFDLTGKKEILKLVAGGFSNKEIAKSPLFNRGHSEKLHISFA from the coding sequence ATGCCAGTTGAAGATGGTATTGCGGGGTCAAAAAATATAAAGGCTGAGTTTCCGAAAATAAAGGTGATAGTTCTCACAACATTCAAAGATGATGAGTTCATCAAAGGTGCAATTTTTTATGGTGCTGATGGATATGTGCTAAAAAGTAGCTCTTCTGAGAACTTAGTAGAGTCAATCAAGGCAGTCTTACAAGACAAGTTTGTGCTTGCCAAAGAGATTGCAAAGGCTTTGCCAAGGTTTTTAAATGAAGAAAGTAGGATGGGCGGCTTAAAAAAGTTTGATTTAACAGGAAAAAAAGAGATTTTAAAACTTGTTGCAGGAGGCTTTTCAAATAAAGAAATAGCAAAAAGCCCTCTTTTTAACAGAGGGCACAGTGAGAAATTACATATCAGTTTTGCTTGA
- a CDS encoding 4Fe-4S dicluster domain-containing protein: MAKKIFPKEEVCVGCHLCEVYCVYAHSKYKKPTVKAHELVKLYNKHRDLKPTPRILVEEKSGEWTTFALQCRHCDDAPCTKACITGAMKKLEDGRVICDEEKCVGCWSCIMACPHGAVRRGENKKAASKCDLCLELGEPACVKNCPNEALVIKEV; encoded by the coding sequence GTGGCAAAGAAGATATTTCCAAAAGAAGAGGTGTGTGTGGGCTGCCATTTGTGCGAGGTCTATTGTGTGTATGCCCACTCTAAATACAAAAAGCCAACTGTGAAGGCCCATGAGCTTGTAAAACTTTACAACAAACATAGGGATTTAAAACCAACTCCAAGGATTTTAGTTGAGGAAAAAAGTGGTGAGTGGACAACCTTTGCACTGCAATGCAGACATTGCGACGATGCCCCCTGCACTAAAGCTTGTATCACAGGTGCTATGAAAAAGCTTGAAGACGGAAGAGTCATCTGCGATGAGGAAAAGTGTGTCGGCTGCTGGTCGTGTATAATGGCATGTCCGCACGGGGCAGTAAGGCGTGGGGAGAACAAAAAAGCAGCATCCAAGTGTGATTTGTGCTTAGAACTTGGCGAGCCTGCGTGCGTGAAGAACTGCCCGAACGAGGCACTTGTAATCAAAGAGGTGTAA
- a CDS encoding GltB/FmdC/FwdC-like GXGXG domain-containing protein, producing the protein MAERGKLTIDAKGIHYKELNEMIENALNEGYKQIDLINVNGQRYIGDGLTFPDRKLNIYGTPGNDMAAFMNGLTIEVFANGQDGIGNTMNAGKIIVHGSAGDIIGYGMRGGEIFIKGDVGYRVGIHMKEYMDKVPVLVVGGKAGDFLGEYMAGGRIIVLGLTLKEDEEITGLYCGTGMHGGVMYLRGQLQPYQLGKEVKIVDMEEEDYKFIDKYVTEFVKYFGYSKEFIMSKPFYKLIPYNKRPYGKLYAY; encoded by the coding sequence ATGGCAGAGAGGGGTAAACTTACAATAGATGCAAAGGGTATACACTACAAAGAACTCAATGAGATGATTGAAAATGCCCTAAATGAGGGGTATAAACAGATAGATTTGATAAACGTAAACGGTCAACGCTATATAGGTGATGGGCTGACTTTTCCAGACAGAAAACTTAACATCTATGGCACCCCTGGCAATGATATGGCAGCCTTTATGAACGGGCTTACAATAGAGGTTTTTGCAAACGGTCAAGACGGTATTGGCAATACTATGAACGCAGGCAAAATCATAGTTCATGGCTCAGCAGGGGATATTATAGGCTATGGTATGCGCGGTGGCGAGATATTTATTAAAGGCGATGTTGGATACAGAGTTGGAATTCACATGAAAGAGTATATGGACAAAGTGCCTGTACTTGTTGTCGGTGGCAAGGCAGGAGATTTTTTGGGTGAGTACATGGCAGGTGGAAGGATTATTGTACTTGGCCTTACTTTAAAGGAAGATGAGGAGATAACAGGGCTTTATTGTGGAACTGGTATGCATGGCGGAGTCATGTATTTAAGAGGCCAGCTTCAGCCGTATCAGCTGGGAAAAGAAGTGAAGATAGTTGATATGGAGGAAGAAGATTACAAGTTTATAGACAAATACGTAACAGAGTTTGTAAAATACTTTGGCTACAGCAAAGAATTTATAATGTCAAAGCCGTTTTATAAGCTAATCCCATACAACAAGCGTCCTTACGGAAAACTCTATGCTTATTAA
- a CDS encoding NAD(P)/FAD-dependent oxidoreductase, with the protein MRYVIIGNSVAACGCIEAIRKVDLQNPIVVISDEKYRVYSRPLISYYLGGKVDENKMYIRDEDYYEKNKVEAILGKRAVSVDFKNKEVVLDDGSKVKYDKLLIATGGKPFVPLTKGFELKNVFTFIKFDDVKAIDEAIKNGAKKATVIGAGLSGLKAAEALIKRGLEVTVAELANRILGSILDLEASKIVQDELEKHGIVFKLETSVDEIIGDGKVEKVRLKNGDVLDSDIVVFAIGVVPNIDFLKGTELKINRGIVVDDHMRTNIEDVYAAGDCAEGYDCVYQQQRIIPIWPNAYNQGETAGYNMVGVEKTFDRGFPMNSIGFFDVHMITAGIVMPNSDDIEVLVKHDKEKNSYRKIYIKNGRVLGFMFINSIDRAGMITNMIKEGLNVESIKHRLLDDDFGYLDLPKELRQEKILGGAKA; encoded by the coding sequence ATGAGATATGTTATAATAGGAAACTCTGTTGCAGCCTGTGGCTGTATTGAGGCGATAAGAAAAGTAGATCTCCAAAACCCTATTGTTGTAATCTCAGATGAAAAGTACAGGGTGTATTCAAGACCACTTATTTCATACTATCTTGGTGGGAAAGTTGACGAGAACAAGATGTATATAAGGGATGAGGATTATTACGAAAAGAACAAGGTAGAAGCAATCCTTGGCAAAAGAGCAGTCTCAGTTGACTTCAAAAACAAAGAGGTTGTGCTTGATGATGGAAGTAAAGTAAAATACGATAAGCTCCTTATTGCAACAGGTGGGAAGCCTTTTGTGCCACTTACAAAAGGATTTGAGCTAAAAAATGTCTTTACATTTATCAAGTTTGACGATGTAAAGGCCATAGATGAGGCTATCAAGAATGGTGCAAAAAAGGCAACAGTTATTGGTGCGGGACTTTCTGGTCTTAAAGCAGCAGAGGCGCTTATCAAAAGAGGCTTAGAGGTTACAGTTGCTGAGCTTGCAAACAGGATTTTGGGCTCTATCTTGGATTTAGAGGCATCAAAGATAGTTCAAGATGAACTGGAAAAACACGGGATTGTTTTTAAGCTTGAAACATCTGTTGATGAGATAATTGGGGATGGCAAGGTAGAAAAGGTAAGGCTAAAAAACGGTGATGTTTTAGATAGCGACATTGTTGTGTTTGCCATAGGTGTTGTTCCAAACATTGACTTTTTGAAAGGGACAGAGCTCAAAATCAACCGCGGAATTGTCGTAGATGACCATATGAGGACAAACATTGAAGATGTATATGCAGCAGGTGACTGCGCAGAGGGGTATGACTGCGTCTATCAGCAGCAAAGAATAATTCCTATCTGGCCAAATGCGTACAATCAGGGCGAGACGGCAGGTTATAATATGGTAGGAGTTGAAAAGACATTTGACAGAGGCTTCCCAATGAACTCTATAGGATTTTTTGATGTGCATATGATAACAGCAGGAATTGTCATGCCAAACTCAGATGATATAGAGGTACTTGTAAAGCATGATAAGGAAAAAAATAGCTATAGAAAGATTTACATCAAAAATGGTCGTGTTTTAGGGTTTATGTTTATAAACTCAATTGACAGAGCTGGTATGATAACAAACATGATAAAAGAGGGCTTAAATGTTGAGAGCATAAAGCACAGACTCCTTGACGATGATTTTGGATACTTAGATTTGCCAAAAGAGCTGAGGCAAGAGAAGATTTTAGGGGGTGCAAAAGCTTAA
- a CDS encoding HD domain-containing protein — protein sequence MIKYFKADVRRINHAIKVLSFARLIGKMEGLDESKQQILEIAAILHDIGIKVCEQKYGSSAGHLQEIEGPEVAKSILDGFDIDQKTLERILFLIGNHHSYHKIDDIDFQILVEADFIVNIYEDEMSKEAIKQVKEKYFKTKTATALLGTMFEV from the coding sequence ATGATAAAATACTTTAAAGCGGACGTGCGAAGAATAAACCATGCAATAAAGGTATTATCATTTGCAAGGCTGATTGGCAAAATGGAAGGGTTAGATGAAAGTAAGCAGCAGATTTTAGAAATAGCAGCTATACTTCATGACATTGGGATAAAGGTTTGTGAGCAAAAGTATGGTTCTAGTGCTGGGCATCTTCAAGAAATAGAAGGACCAGAGGTTGCAAAAAGTATTTTAGATGGCTTTGATATAGACCAAAAAACATTAGAAAGAATTCTTTTTTTAATTGGCAATCATCATTCCTATCACAAGATAGATGATATAGATTTTCAGATTTTAGTAGAGGCTGATTTTATTGTAAATATCTACGAAGATGAGATGTCAAAAGAGGCTATAAAGCAGGTCAAGGAAAAATACTTTAAGACAAAAACAGCTACAGCGCTTCTTGGAACCATGTTTGAGGTGTAA